The nucleotide window GCGGGACGAGTGCCTCATGGGGCAGACCAGCCTGCTGGTGGCCGAGGCCTATCGCGCCGAAGGGCTCGCGCTGGAGGGGAGCGGCGAGCCGCCGGACTTCCTGCCGACCGAGCTGGAATTCCTCTACTACCTGGTGGAGCAGGAAGAGCAGGCCCTGAGCCGCCGCGATCTGCCCGCCGCCAGGAAGGCGGTCGAGCAGCAGGCCGGCTTCTGCCGCACCCTCCTGCATCCCTGGATGCAGGCATTCTGCGGCCGGATCGAAGCAGATGGCCAGACCCATCCCCTCTACCGCTGGGCGGCAGGGTTGCTGCGGGAATTCTGCCGTCGGGAGCAGGAGTGGCTGGAGAAGGTGGTCTGATCCTTACGGTTCCACTGAAATGAACGCCTGCGATCCGAAAAGGTCCGCAGGTGTTTTTATTTTGCTTTGTGAGATATGGACATCCGGGAGGAGGCCATATCTTGCGACTGAGAGATATGGCGTCAGTTTTTCCTTCCTTATTTCAAAAAGAGCGACCAAAGGGCGGATTCGGACCGAATGGTGGCCCATAGGGAAGGCTCCCACGGCCTGGCGTTGCTGCGCGGACTGATGCGGCAGCCGGTGGTCATGGCCAATGACGTGGCCCGCATCGTCGGCGTCAGCTATACCAAGGCCAATTCATTGATTGCCGTCTGCGAAAATCTCGGCAGCCTGCGACAGATAAGCAGCGGGGAAAGGAATCGGAAATTCATCTACAACGACTATGTGGGCATTCTCAGTGAAGGGCCGGAAATAGGTCCTGGCGAGGGCTGGTCAGCCCGTGGGGACGGAGTTGCGGGAAGATGTACTGCAGTGACATCCGGAGTTGATGTAGGCGCTGTGACAGGCTGCTCAAATGTCAAAATGTCAAAGTTGACACTGGAGGCTTTTTCATGCTCTTCGTAGAGAATGGCAGAAAGTCAAGCCTGACCCTGCCGGCCCTCGCTTGCAAAAAGTCATTAATAAGAACAGTCAATTCCGTCTCAAGGTTGGACCTGCGTGAGAAGTAATTTGTCGGGGGATGGCAGTGTCAATGATTGCCGGGGGCAAGGTATCGCAGGCTAAGTAAGGCCATATCGTCGGCGGGGTCGGCCCCTGCGGAGTAGGTGTGGATACGGCCGAGAATTCTCTGAGTGATCGCCAAAGCCGATTCCTCCGGCGGTCCCTCGGCTTCCAGCAGCAGACGCTCTGTCGAGAAGGCCTGCTCCTGTAGGTTCAGCGCGTCGGTGATGCCGTCCGTGTAGAGCAGCAGGGAGTCCCCAGGGGTTAGCTGAAGCTTCATCGGCGAATAGCGAGCCTCAGGGAACACCCCCAGAATCAGTCCCGGGGGAAGCTCCAGCCAGGCCGGCGCTTCTCCCCGTCTGCGCAGAAGCGGGGGATTGTGACCGGCATTGGTGTAGCAGAACACGCCGGTTTGCAGGTCGAGAACCCCGCAAAAGACCGTAGCGAACATCAGGGCATCGTTTTCCTGGCAGAGTTCGAGGTTGACCCGCTGAAGCAGCTCGGTCGGTTCCATCTCTTTTGCCGCGATCCCTTTCAACAGCGTTTTGGTCACCGCCATGAACAGCGCGGCAGCAATCCCCTTGTCCGATACGTCTCCTATCGCAACGAAGAGCCGGTCCTCTCCCAGCAGGAAAAAATCGTAAAAGTCCCCTCCGACCTCCCGGGCGGGCTCCAGAGCTGCGTACAGGTCGATCTCCTCCCGTTGAGGGAAGGGGGGGAAGGACCGGGGCAAAAAGCTCATCTGGATGGTACGGGCGATACGCAGCTCGCTCTCAATGCGTTCCTTCGCGGCCGTTGTCCGCTCCAGATCCCCTATATACTCCTTTAGGGCTTTTTTCATCTCGTCGACACTGCGGGTCAAAACACCGATCTCGTCGTTGGCGGTGATGGCGGGAAGCTCGACCTCAAGGTTGCCTTGGGCGACCTGGCGTACGCTTTCGGTCAGGGCACGAAGCGGGCGGGAGATCCGTTCGGAGATCAGAATGATCACCAGGCTGAGCAGCGTCAGGCCGGCGGCACCGATCCCCAGCGTGTATCTGGAAAGGATGTTGACTCCGGTGAATATCTCCTCCTCGGGGATCACCACGACCATCGACCAACCGAGGGCCGCCAGCGGGACGTGATAGAGCCATACCGGCTTCTCGTCGAGAAAGCGCTCGAGGGCCACGAAGCCCTCCCTGGCGGCGAGGATGTCTCGCACGGCCCGTTCCAGATCGGTGTTTCCCGGCGCCAGGGCAGGGAGTTGCTGAAGGTGGTCCAAGCTGGTGTATCGTCCTAGCCGGGTGAGAAAAGCACCCTGTTTC belongs to Desulfuromonadales bacterium and includes:
- a CDS encoding molecular chaperone TorD family protein, producing MLHVSERKQLYAFLARLFSYPDRELAAALRQGEAAAAGRLLPAAPAPPSIDASTVELETAYTGLFINRLGGAPAPPYGSIYLERDECLMGQTSLLVAEAYRAEGLALEGSGEPPDFLPTELEFLYYLVEQEEQALSRRDLPAARKAVEQQAGFCRTLLHPWMQAFCGRIEADGQTHPLYRWAAGLLREFCRREQEWLEKVV
- a CDS encoding SpoIIE family protein phosphatase, with the translated sequence MSRADRGPSATDPTTGKAPRRFALRLAGFILSGTALIFLAALGYNYYASRARALEELRKNTAVLTRVAADHIESVLSGAQKVPLALAEALKGRPFREEKLLNLIEGFVLSSPEVFGSTVAYAPYAFDPKKRYFAPYFMLKEGTLRFKWLGGEEFDYFTMDWYRLPRDRGEPLWTEPYYDIGGGDILMASYSVPVFRTREGERTFMAVVTADISLEWLNRVMQKVQPVKGSYAFLVSKQGAFLTRLGRYTSLDHLQQLPALAPGNTDLERAVRDILAAREGFVALERFLDEKPVWLYHVPLAALGWSMVVVIPEEEIFTGVNILSRYTLGIGAAGLTLLSLVIILISERISRPLRALTESVRQVAQGNLEVELPAITANDEIGVLTRSVDEMKKALKEYIGDLERTTAAKERIESELRIARTIQMSFLPRSFPPFPQREEIDLYAALEPAREVGGDFYDFFLLGEDRLFVAIGDVSDKGIAAALFMAVTKTLLKGIAAKEMEPTELLQRVNLELCQENDALMFATVFCGVLDLQTGVFCYTNAGHNPPLLRRRGEAPAWLELPPGLILGVFPEARYSPMKLQLTPGDSLLLYTDGITDALNLQEQAFSTERLLLEAEGPPEESALAITQRILGRIHTYSAGADPADDMALLSLRYLAPGNH